The following proteins come from a genomic window of Chromatiales bacterium:
- a CDS encoding 4Fe-4S dicluster domain-containing protein — MTENKQNTLPISEERREFMRKGSALAGGLMVAPGVFLYSMPLARPLHEPVTDAVRWGMLVDVNACADGCNACVDACNEEHGLHSLGRPATDAQWIRKLTVKDKATGHQKSFPVMCQHCEKPPCVDVCPTGASFRRADGIVLVDKHTCIGCRYCMMACPYKARSFIHEALDNQLPHAPRGKGTVESCTLCVHKVDRGDGTTACVQACEREGHNALIFGDLNDPKSEISKRLEKHGGVQIRADLGLNTGVRYQGL; from the coding sequence ATGACTGAGAACAAACAAAATACCCTCCCTATCTCTGAGGAACGACGAGAGTTTATGCGCAAAGGCAGTGCGTTAGCGGGAGGATTGATGGTGGCGCCAGGTGTATTTTTGTATAGCATGCCGCTGGCGAGACCACTGCATGAGCCGGTAACAGATGCGGTGCGTTGGGGGATGTTAGTGGATGTAAACGCTTGTGCAGACGGTTGTAATGCCTGTGTCGATGCGTGCAACGAGGAACATGGTCTGCATAGTCTAGGGCGGCCGGCGACCGACGCGCAGTGGATACGCAAGCTGACTGTCAAGGATAAAGCGACAGGTCATCAAAAATCTTTTCCGGTGATGTGTCAGCATTGTGAGAAACCCCCGTGTGTTGATGTTTGTCCGACCGGCGCATCTTTTAGGCGCGCCGACGGCATCGTACTGGTTGACAAACATACCTGTATCGGATGCCGTTATTGCATGATGGCATGTCCTTATAAGGCGCGTTCTTTTATACACGAGGCATTGGATAATCAGTTGCCGCACGCACCACGCGGTAAAGGCACTGTTGAAAGTTGCACGCTATGCGTGCATAAGGTGGATCGCGGCGACGGCACCACTGCGTGTGTACAAGCATGCGAGCGAGAAGGACATAATGCGCTTATTTTCGGTGATTTGAACGATCCCAAAAGCGAGATTTCTAAGCGTCTG